The proteins below are encoded in one region of Enhydrobacter sp.:
- a CDS encoding class II aldolase/adducin family protein has product MSTPIAFDPAIGREFVKYARLLSARGYVHNTLGNIVMRVAHPDFPHGIAYTKHAEISLEEMETGNIVITDIPTSRILWGERMTSVGHNLSREILRLRPDIGATIHVHDDATIALLGALGEANAPEFKVLSLDPPFVLGRPVHFVPAHVDVEADVSSVASFIQGTNSVVLVGHGITTLGRTLSEAYHRLNTLTAEVRRCIVAEQIAALKGTRVAYRPRHEIEEMYRFAERIIYPTRAEDVMRDEAAQ; this is encoded by the coding sequence ATGTCGACTCCGATCGCCTTCGATCCCGCCATCGGCCGCGAGTTCGTGAAGTATGCGCGACTGCTGTCGGCCCGCGGCTACGTGCACAACACCTTGGGCAACATCGTGATGCGCGTCGCTCATCCCGACTTTCCGCACGGCATCGCCTACACCAAGCACGCCGAGATCTCGCTCGAGGAGATGGAGACCGGGAACATCGTCATCACCGATATTCCCACCAGCCGGATCCTGTGGGGCGAGCGCATGACCTCGGTCGGGCACAATCTCAGCCGGGAGATCCTGCGTCTGAGGCCGGACATCGGCGCCACCATCCATGTCCATGACGACGCCACGATCGCGCTTCTGGGCGCACTGGGCGAGGCCAATGCGCCCGAATTCAAGGTGCTCTCGCTCGATCCGCCCTTCGTTCTCGGCAGGCCGGTGCATTTCGTGCCGGCCCATGTCGATGTCGAGGCCGATGTGAGCTCGGTCGCGAGCTTCATCCAGGGCACCAACTCGGTGGTGCTGGTCGGGCACGGGATCACGACATTGGGACGCACCCTGTCGGAGGCCTACCATCGGCTCAACACTCTCACCGCCGAAGTGCGCCGGTGCATCGTCGCCGAGCAGATCGCGGCGCTCAAGGGAACGCGCGTCGCCTACCGGCCCCGGCACGAGATCGAGGAGATGTACCGCTTCGCCGAGCGCATCATCTATCCGACGCGGGCCGAGGATGTGATGCGCGACGAGGCCGCCCAATAG
- the mtnA gene encoding S-methyl-5-thioribose-1-phosphate isomerase yields MRVDGRPYRTIWLDVDGTTVQVIDQTLLPHRFVIRDLRAMEDAERAIRTMIVRGAPLIGATAAYGIALAMAADPSDAMLARAYQVLLAARPTAVNLRWALDDLRTRLSPLPPGSRRETAYRRAAEICDEDAEICRRIGEHGLAEIRRLEPRGGPLNALTHCNAGWLATVDWGTALAPIYQAHDAGIPIHVWVDETRPRNQGASLTAWELGKHGVPHTVIADNAGGHLMQQGKVDFCIVGTDRTTRRGDVCNKIGTYLKALAAHDNGVPFYVGLPYPTIDWTIEDGHRDIPIEERNAAELSRISGRGGSGDVVSVDILPEGSPAANPAFDVTPARLVTALITERGVCPASEAGLLSLYPEQARAA; encoded by the coding sequence ATGAGAGTCGATGGCAGGCCTTACCGCACCATCTGGCTCGATGTCGACGGCACGACCGTGCAGGTGATCGACCAGACGCTGCTGCCGCACCGCTTCGTCATCCGCGACCTGCGGGCGATGGAAGACGCCGAACGCGCCATCCGCACCATGATCGTGCGCGGCGCGCCGCTGATCGGGGCGACGGCGGCGTACGGAATCGCGCTTGCCATGGCTGCCGATCCGTCGGATGCAATGCTCGCCCGCGCCTACCAGGTGCTCCTTGCGGCGCGCCCCACGGCCGTCAATCTCCGCTGGGCACTCGACGATCTGCGCACCCGCCTCTCGCCGTTGCCGCCCGGCAGCCGCCGCGAAACAGCCTATCGCCGGGCCGCCGAGATCTGCGACGAGGATGCCGAGATCTGCCGCCGCATCGGCGAGCATGGGCTGGCCGAGATCCGAAGGCTCGAGCCGCGCGGCGGGCCGCTGAACGCCCTCACCCACTGCAATGCCGGCTGGCTCGCCACCGTCGATTGGGGCACGGCGCTGGCGCCGATCTACCAGGCGCACGACGCCGGAATCCCGATCCATGTCTGGGTCGACGAGACCAGGCCGCGCAACCAGGGCGCCAGCCTGACGGCCTGGGAGCTCGGCAAGCACGGCGTGCCGCACACCGTGATCGCCGACAACGCCGGCGGCCATCTGATGCAGCAGGGCAAGGTCGATTTCTGCATCGTCGGGACCGACCGCACGACCCGACGCGGCGATGTCTGCAACAAGATCGGCACCTATCTCAAGGCGCTGGCGGCGCACGACAACGGCGTGCCGTTCTATGTCGGCCTGCCCTACCCCACCATCGACTGGACGATCGAGGACGGCCATCGCGACATCCCGATCGAGGAGCGCAATGCGGCCGAGCTGTCGCGCATCTCCGGACGCGGTGGGAGTGGCGACGTGGTGAGTGTCGACATCCTGCCGGAGGGCAGCCCCGCCGCCAATCCGGCGTTCGACGTCACACCGGCCCGCCTCGTCACGGCGCTGATCACCGAACGCGGCGTCTGCCCGGCCAGCGAGGCGGGCCTGCTCTCTCTCTATCCCGAGCAAGCCCGGGCGGCATGA
- a CDS encoding MFS transporter, translating to MIRALGGATIFAPVGRATLGLGMTQIIGWGTTFLMPSVLGRQIGDELGMPSELVFAGITVMFGVGALFAPRIGRLMDRTGPRLVMASGSLAYALSLAVLAFCQGPIVYLLAWAGMGIASTLALNTPSSIALAQVAGPRARQAIAVLAIIGGFASTVFWPVGGALVGFFGWRGTVLIYAAMHLLVCMPIHFIALPKTAPAASHAAASPAAGGGLPAEERSRAFLLLNVTLSLGAFVFTGFIIHVIEILRGLGHPPASALFLASLIGPSQVGIRIIELVFGHRYSFMTSAVMGSAMLPFGLGLMLIDGSNSAIALVCILAYGISNGLKAVQRATLPLALFGRGQFGAYMGRLALPQGILSASAPTVLAAVLDRFGASGALWVAFAFGTISFVAMILLARRSRTIR from the coding sequence ATGATACGCGCCCTGGGCGGCGCCACGATCTTCGCTCCGGTCGGACGCGCCACGCTGGGCCTGGGCATGACGCAGATCATCGGCTGGGGCACCACCTTCCTGATGCCGTCGGTGCTCGGCCGGCAGATCGGCGACGAGCTCGGCATGCCGAGCGAGCTGGTGTTCGCCGGTATCACGGTGATGTTCGGGGTCGGTGCGCTGTTCGCGCCGCGCATCGGCCGCCTGATGGACCGCACCGGGCCGCGTCTCGTCATGGCAAGCGGCTCGCTCGCCTATGCCCTGTCGCTCGCCGTCCTCGCCTTCTGCCAGGGCCCGATCGTCTATCTCCTGGCCTGGGCCGGCATGGGCATCGCCTCGACCCTGGCGCTCAACACGCCCTCCAGCATCGCCCTGGCGCAGGTCGCGGGACCGAGGGCCCGTCAGGCGATCGCGGTCCTTGCCATCATCGGCGGCTTCGCCTCGACCGTCTTCTGGCCAGTTGGCGGCGCGCTGGTCGGCTTCTTCGGCTGGCGCGGCACGGTGCTGATCTACGCGGCCATGCATCTGCTCGTCTGCATGCCGATTCATTTCATCGCCCTGCCCAAGACCGCACCCGCCGCATCGCATGCGGCGGCGAGTCCGGCGGCGGGCGGCGGCCTGCCGGCGGAAGAAAGATCGCGCGCCTTCCTGCTGCTCAACGTGACGCTTTCTCTCGGTGCCTTCGTGTTCACCGGCTTCATCATCCACGTCATCGAGATCCTGCGCGGCCTCGGCCATCCGCCGGCCTCGGCGCTGTTCCTCGCCTCGCTGATCGGCCCCTCGCAGGTAGGCATCCGCATCATCGAGCTCGTCTTCGGCCACCGCTATTCGTTCATGACCTCGGCCGTCATGGGATCGGCGATGCTGCCGTTCGGCCTCGGCCTGATGCTGATCGACGGCAGCAACTCGGCGATCGCCCTGGTCTGCATCCTGGCCTACGGCATCTCCAACGGCCTGAAGGCGGTGCAACGCGCCACGCTGCCGCTCGCCCTGTTCGGGCGAGGCCAGTTCGGCGCCTATATGGGCCGCCTCGCCCTGCCCCAGGGCATTCTGTCGGCGAGCGCGCCGACTGTGCTCGCCGCCGTGCTCGATCGCTTCGGCGCATCGGGCGCGCTCTGGGTTGCCTTCGCCTTCGGGACGATTTCCTTCGTCGCGATGATCCTGCTGGCCCGGCGCAGCCGGACTATTCGCTAG
- the fumC gene encoding class II fumarate hydratase: MAVRKETDSMGEIEVPADKLWGAQTQRSLVYFSIGKDLMPREMIGAYAVLKKACANANLAGRRLPPKLHRLIVRACDEILAGKHHDMFPLHVWMTGSGTQFNMNVNEVISNRCCQLAGTPLGSKQPVHPNDHVNMSQSSNDNFPSAMYIAAAIGVTRKLLPSVRALHAAIDAKAREWVDIVKIGRTHLQDATPVTLGQEWSGYAVMLAEDIARLEQALKDVHQLALGGTAVGTGINAAPGFAEAAAAEIAALTELPFVSAPNKFAVQGSHDALVQLSGTLRTLAGSLYKIANDIRLMACGPRAGLAELILPENEPGSSIMPGKVNPTQAEALAMIAVQVMANDVAVGMGGAGGYLEMNVYKPLMIFNVMNSIVLLADGCTNFRRFMIEGTKPNLRKIREHVERSLMLVTALAPVIGYDKASQIAHHASEHDLTLKEAALRLGYVSEAEFDRIVDPAKMVRPYVASEG; the protein is encoded by the coding sequence ATGGCCGTTCGCAAGGAAACCGACAGCATGGGCGAGATTGAGGTGCCCGCGGACAAGCTGTGGGGTGCCCAGACGCAGCGTTCGCTCGTCTATTTCAGCATCGGCAAGGATCTGATGCCGCGCGAGATGATCGGCGCCTATGCGGTGCTGAAGAAGGCCTGCGCCAATGCCAACCTCGCCGGCCGGCGGCTGCCGCCGAAGCTGCATCGGCTGATCGTGCGGGCCTGCGACGAGATCCTGGCGGGAAAGCATCACGACATGTTCCCGCTGCATGTCTGGATGACGGGCTCGGGCACGCAGTTCAACATGAACGTGAACGAAGTGATCTCCAACCGCTGCTGCCAGCTTGCCGGCACACCGCTCGGCTCCAAGCAGCCGGTGCACCCCAACGACCATGTCAACATGTCCCAGTCGTCGAACGACAATTTCCCGTCGGCGATGTACATCGCCGCCGCGATCGGCGTGACGCGGAAGCTCTTGCCCTCGGTCAGGGCGTTGCACGCGGCGATCGACGCGAAGGCGCGGGAGTGGGTCGATATCGTCAAGATCGGCCGCACCCACCTGCAGGACGCGACTCCCGTCACCCTCGGCCAGGAATGGTCGGGCTACGCCGTGATGCTGGCGGAGGATATCGCCCGACTCGAGCAGGCGCTGAAAGACGTCCATCAGCTCGCCCTGGGAGGCACCGCGGTCGGCACCGGCATCAACGCCGCGCCGGGCTTTGCCGAGGCGGCGGCGGCGGAGATCGCGGCTTTGACCGAGCTGCCGTTCGTGTCGGCGCCCAACAAGTTCGCCGTCCAGGGATCGCACGATGCGCTGGTGCAGCTCTCCGGCACGCTGCGCACCCTCGCGGGCTCGCTCTACAAGATCGCCAACGACATCCGCCTCATGGCCTGCGGTCCGCGTGCCGGGCTGGCCGAGCTGATCCTGCCGGAGAACGAGCCCGGCTCGTCGATCATGCCGGGCAAGGTCAACCCGACGCAGGCCGAGGCGCTGGCCATGATCGCGGTCCAGGTCATGGCCAACGACGTGGCGGTCGGAATGGGCGGGGCAGGCGGCTACCTCGAGATGAACGTCTACAAGCCGCTCATGATCTTCAATGTCATGAACTCGATCGTTCTGTTGGCCGACGGCTGCACCAACTTCCGCAGGTTCATGATCGAAGGCACGAAGCCCAACCTGCGAAAGATCAGGGAGCATGTGGAACGCTCGCTGATGCTGGTCACCGCGCTCGCGCCCGTGATCGGCTACGACAAGGCCTCGCAGATTGCCCATCATGCGAGCGAGCACGATCTCACGCTCAAGGAAGCGGCGCTCCGGCTTGGCTATGTGAGCGAAGCCGAGTTCGATCGCATCGTCGATCCGGCCAAGATGGTCCGGCCCTATGTCGCGAGCGAAGGATGA
- a CDS encoding transketolase has product MTSMAPVQRLRLLRELERKVLWLSAWTIHHANHIRPNRDGLKVGGHQASCASLATVMTALYFAVLRPADRVAVKPHASPVFHAVQYLFGHQTQDKLEKFRSLGGAQSYPSRTKDVDDVDFSTGSVGLGVAMTLFSSIVQDYVRLKKLAPTERPAGRMVALVGDAELDEGNVFEALLEGWKHDVRNLWWVIDYNRQSLDGVVNDRLFGRIGEMFELVGWRVLTLKYGKLLETAFAQPDGEQLRQWIDACPNSLYSALVFKGGAGWREALTRDLNQYPGIRRILEQHDDAALHRLMTNLAGHDMQAVLDAFESIDDDRPTCFIAYTIKGQGLPFAGHKDNHSGLMTLDQMAGFKKGMAIEDGREWEKFAGLSASPAELEAFIAEAPFNAEGRRRTEAPAIAIPATLPRSGDRKASTQEGFGKILNAIAAEDSELARRVVTTSPDVSVSTNLGPWINRRGLFGHTEAEDVFRELKVVSAQLWRKTPRGQHIELGIAENNLFIQLAALGLAHELFGTRLLPIGTLYDPFIARGLDALNYACYQDARFVLAATPSGVTLAPEGGAHQSIHTPLIGIGQPGLLSYEPAFVDELAVLLRFGLEHIQRPKGSSVYLRLSTRSLPQPERTLSPAQEADIVAGGYWYAPPEPGADLAIVAMGAVTPETIAAHDGIVRDFAGAGLLVLTSPDRLHADWLAAQRERGRTAGRIDRGPSPIERLLAPLSREARLVTVLDGHPLTLSWLGSVRGQRVVPLGIEAFGQSGDIPDLYRTYKLDSAAIVDAAARAIS; this is encoded by the coding sequence ATGACCTCGATGGCGCCCGTCCAGCGACTGAGGCTTCTGCGCGAGCTGGAGCGCAAGGTTCTGTGGCTTTCCGCCTGGACCATTCACCATGCCAACCACATCCGGCCCAACCGCGACGGCCTGAAGGTCGGCGGTCACCAGGCTTCCTGCGCCTCGCTGGCGACGGTGATGACTGCGCTCTACTTCGCGGTGCTGCGGCCCGCGGACCGCGTGGCGGTGAAGCCGCACGCCTCGCCGGTGTTCCACGCCGTCCAGTACCTGTTCGGCCACCAGACGCAGGACAAGCTCGAGAAGTTCCGCAGCCTGGGCGGGGCGCAGTCCTATCCCTCGCGCACCAAGGACGTCGACGACGTCGATTTCTCGACCGGCTCGGTCGGGCTGGGCGTCGCCATGACGCTCTTCTCCTCGATCGTGCAGGACTATGTGCGGCTGAAGAAGCTCGCTCCGACCGAACGACCGGCCGGCCGCATGGTCGCGCTGGTGGGCGACGCCGAGCTCGACGAAGGCAACGTCTTCGAGGCCCTGCTCGAAGGCTGGAAGCACGACGTGCGGAATCTCTGGTGGGTGATCGACTACAACCGCCAGAGCCTCGACGGCGTGGTGAACGACCGTCTGTTCGGCCGCATCGGCGAGATGTTCGAGCTGGTCGGATGGCGCGTCCTCACGCTGAAGTACGGCAAGCTGCTCGAGACCGCCTTCGCCCAACCCGACGGCGAGCAGCTCCGGCAATGGATCGACGCCTGCCCCAACTCGCTCTACTCGGCGCTGGTGTTCAAGGGCGGCGCCGGCTGGCGCGAGGCGCTGACGCGCGACCTCAACCAGTATCCCGGCATCCGCCGCATCCTCGAGCAGCACGACGACGCCGCGCTGCATCGGCTGATGACCAACCTCGCCGGCCACGACATGCAGGCCGTGCTCGATGCCTTCGAGAGCATCGACGACGATCGGCCGACCTGCTTCATCGCCTACACGATCAAGGGCCAGGGCCTGCCCTTCGCCGGCCACAAGGACAACCACTCCGGCCTGATGACGCTCGACCAGATGGCGGGCTTCAAAAAGGGCATGGCCATCGAGGACGGCCGGGAATGGGAGAAGTTCGCCGGCCTCTCGGCCTCGCCCGCCGAGCTGGAAGCCTTCATCGCCGAGGCCCCGTTCAATGCCGAAGGCCGGCGCCGGACCGAGGCGCCGGCGATCGCAATACCCGCCACCCTGCCGAGATCCGGCGACAGGAAGGCCAGCACGCAGGAGGGTTTCGGCAAGATCCTGAACGCCATCGCCGCCGAGGACAGCGAGCTTGCCCGCCGCGTCGTGACGACCTCGCCCGACGTGTCCGTCTCGACCAATCTCGGCCCCTGGATCAACCGGCGCGGCCTGTTCGGCCATACCGAGGCGGAAGACGTGTTCCGCGAGCTCAAGGTCGTCTCGGCCCAGCTCTGGCGCAAGACGCCGCGCGGCCAGCACATCGAGCTCGGCATCGCCGAGAACAATCTCTTCATCCAGTTGGCAGCGCTCGGCCTCGCCCACGAGCTGTTCGGCACCCGCCTGTTGCCGATCGGCACGCTCTACGACCCGTTCATCGCCCGCGGCCTCGATGCGCTGAACTATGCCTGCTATCAGGATGCGCGGTTCGTGCTGGCCGCTACGCCGTCCGGCGTGACGCTGGCGCCCGAAGGCGGCGCGCATCAGAGCATCCACACGCCGCTGATCGGCATCGGCCAGCCGGGCCTCTTGTCCTACGAACCCGCCTTCGTCGACGAGCTGGCCGTCCTGCTGCGGTTCGGCCTGGAGCATATCCAGCGGCCCAAAGGCTCGTCGGTCTATCTCAGGCTCTCGACCCGCAGCCTGCCGCAGCCAGAGCGGACGCTGTCGCCTGCGCAGGAGGCCGACATCGTGGCGGGCGGTTACTGGTACGCGCCGCCGGAGCCGGGCGCCGACCTGGCGATCGTCGCCATGGGCGCCGTCACGCCCGAGACCATCGCCGCGCACGACGGCATCGTGCGCGACTTCGCCGGCGCCGGACTTCTCGTCCTCACCTCGCCGGATCGCCTGCACGCCGACTGGCTCGCGGCGCAGCGCGAGCGTGGCCGCACGGCGGGAAGGATCGATCGCGGCCCGAGTCCGATCGAGCGCCTGCTGGCGCCGCTGTCGCGCGAGGCGCGGCTCGTCACCGTGCTCGACGGCCATCCGCTCACGCTCTCCTGGCTGGGCTCGGTGCGCGGCCAGCGTGTCGTTCCGCTCGGCATCGAGGCCTTCGGCCAGTCCGGCGACATTCCCGACCTCTATCGCACCTACAAGCTCGACTCGGCAGCGATCGTCGACGCGGCGGCAAGAGCGATCTCTTGA
- the mtnK gene encoding S-methyl-5-thioribose kinase → MALDVPPGYRSLKEADVSSYLAGVPAVATKLGGSVTDWKVREVGDGNLNLVFIVEGPSGGVVLKQALPYVRLVGESWPLPVRRAFFEHQALAAESKAAPRHVPRIFHFDETLALTVMAYLTPHIILRKGLIRGIVYPKLADHMATFLAETLFATSDLGQPAAAKKKHMALFCDNIELCRITEDLVFTDPWRIAEANRWTSPQLDAAAAAVRSDGPWKRAAQEFKLKFMGEAQALIHGDLHSGSIMVTEDETYAIDPEFAFYGPMGFDVGALIGNLYLAYFSQSGHETWPGERDGYRDWILRTIETVWTLFDQRFRALWNKAHGGDTFMPALFATASEQAALQAAQDAYMRRLFVDALGFGGCKMTRRILGLAHVEDMESIADPDRRAECEKQALRLARVLMVEGSRFDGIGAANEAARAVRRETAKVPA, encoded by the coding sequence ATGGCACTCGACGTTCCGCCGGGCTATCGGAGCCTCAAGGAAGCCGACGTATCGTCCTATCTGGCGGGCGTGCCGGCGGTCGCCACGAAGCTGGGCGGCAGCGTAACGGACTGGAAGGTCCGCGAAGTGGGCGACGGCAACCTCAATCTCGTGTTCATCGTCGAGGGACCGTCGGGCGGCGTGGTGCTGAAGCAGGCCCTGCCCTATGTGCGGCTGGTCGGCGAGAGCTGGCCCTTGCCGGTACGGCGGGCCTTTTTCGAGCACCAGGCGCTGGCCGCCGAGAGCAAGGCCGCGCCACGGCATGTCCCCAGGATTTTCCATTTCGACGAGACGCTGGCGCTCACGGTGATGGCCTATCTCACGCCGCACATCATCCTGCGCAAGGGCCTGATCCGCGGCATCGTCTATCCGAAGCTCGCCGATCACATGGCCACATTCCTCGCCGAGACGCTGTTCGCCACTTCCGATCTGGGGCAACCGGCCGCGGCGAAGAAGAAGCACATGGCGCTCTTCTGCGACAATATCGAGCTCTGCCGCATCACCGAGGACCTGGTCTTCACCGATCCCTGGCGCATCGCCGAGGCCAACCGCTGGACCAGCCCGCAGCTCGACGCCGCCGCCGCCGCGGTGCGCAGCGACGGTCCCTGGAAGCGGGCGGCGCAGGAATTCAAGCTCAAGTTCATGGGCGAGGCGCAGGCGCTGATCCATGGCGATCTGCACTCGGGCTCGATCATGGTGACCGAGGACGAGACCTACGCCATCGATCCCGAGTTCGCGTTCTATGGTCCCATGGGCTTCGATGTCGGCGCCCTGATCGGCAATCTCTATCTGGCCTATTTCTCGCAGAGCGGCCACGAGACATGGCCCGGCGAGCGCGACGGCTACCGCGACTGGATCCTGCGGACGATCGAGACGGTCTGGACCTTGTTCGACCAGCGCTTCCGCGCCCTCTGGAACAAGGCCCACGGCGGCGACACCTTCATGCCCGCGCTGTTCGCCACCGCTTCGGAGCAGGCCGCGCTGCAGGCGGCGCAGGATGCCTATATGCGCCGGCTGTTCGTCGATGCCCTGGGCTTCGGCGGCTGCAAGATGACACGCCGCATCCTGGGACTCGCCCATGTCGAGGACATGGAGAGCATCGCCGACCCCGACCGACGCGCCGAGTGCGAGAAGCAGGCGCTGAGACTCGCGCGCGTCCTGATGGTCGAAGGCAGCAGATTCGACGGCATCGGCGCAGCAAATGAAGCTGCGCGTGCCGTCCGGCGCGAGACGGCCAAGGTGCCGGCATGA
- a CDS encoding Lrp/AsnC family transcriptional regulator, whose amino-acid sequence MISLDAIDRRILERLQQEGRLSNAELAEKVGLSSSPCWRRVKALEEAGVIRGYAALLDAKTVGLAVNVFMSVSLSTQNEKSLKEFERAAAARPEVMECYLMTGDSDYLLRVVVRDLEAYERFVMDFTKIPGIAQIRSSFALRPVKQGTALPLG is encoded by the coding sequence ATGATCTCCCTCGATGCCATCGATCGACGCATTCTCGAGCGGCTGCAGCAGGAGGGACGGCTGAGCAATGCCGAGCTCGCCGAGAAAGTCGGTCTTTCCTCCTCCCCCTGCTGGCGGCGCGTCAAGGCGCTGGAGGAGGCCGGTGTGATCAGGGGCTATGCCGCACTGCTCGACGCCAAAACGGTCGGCCTCGCGGTCAATGTCTTCATGAGTGTCTCGCTCTCCACCCAGAACGAAAAGTCTCTGAAGGAGTTCGAGCGCGCGGCTGCGGCACGGCCCGAGGTCATGGAGTGCTACCTGATGACCGGCGACAGCGACTATCTGCTGCGCGTCGTGGTGCGCGATCTCGAGGCCTACGAGCGCTTCGTGATGGATTTCACCAAGATTCCCGGCATCGCCCAGATCCGCAGCTCCTTCGCGCTGCGCCCGGTGAAGCAGGGGACGGCCCTGCCGCTCGGCTGA